One stretch of Rhinolophus ferrumequinum isolate MPI-CBG mRhiFer1 chromosome 5, mRhiFer1_v1.p, whole genome shotgun sequence DNA includes these proteins:
- the RHOH gene encoding rho-related GTP-binding protein RhoH, with protein sequence MLSSIKCVLVGDSAVGKTSLLVRFTSETFPEAYKPTVYENTGVDVFMDGIQISLGLWDTAGNDAFRSIRPLSYQQADVVLMCYSVANQNSFLNLKNKWIGEIRSHLPCTPVLVVATQTDQREMGPHRASCVNAIEGKRLAQDVKAKGYLECSALSNRGVQQVFECAVRTAVNQARRRNRRKLFSINECKIF encoded by the coding sequence ATGCTGAGTTCCATCAAGTGTGTGTTGGTGGGTGACTCTGCTGTGGGGAAAACCTCCCTGTTGGTGCGCTTCACCTCAGAGACCTTCCCGGAGGCCTATAAGCCCACAGTGTACGAGAACACCGGTGTGGACGTCTTCATGGACGGTATCCAGATCAGTCTGGGTCTCTGGGACACAGCTGGCAATGACGCCTTCAGAAGCATCCGTCCCCTGTCTTACCAGCAGGCTGATGTAGTCCTGATGTGCTACTCTGTGGCCAACCAAAACTCCTTTCTGAACCTGAAGAACAAGTGGATAGGTGAAATCAGGAGTCACTTGCCTTGTACCCCCGTGCTGGTGGTGGCCACCCAGACTGACCAGCGGGAGATGGGGCCCCACAGGGCCTCCTGCGTTAATGCCATAGAAGGGAAGAGACTGGCCCAGGATGTGAAAGCAAAGGGCTACCTGGAGTGCTCGGCCCTTAGCAACCGGGGGGTACAGCAGGTATTTGAGTGTGCCGTCCGAACTGCCGTCAACCAAGCCAGGAGACGCAACAGAAGGAAGCTCTTCTCCATTAATGAGTGCAAGATCTTCTAA